The following are encoded in a window of Roseimaritima ulvae genomic DNA:
- a CDS encoding AAA family ATPase yields MSESVSESADGHVEIDGIRLKLSHPFNTPGKWIGQREILTQLLACWVMLDDSDLPLTPRLVGSPGIGKTQLAIAAAQASQRPLYIYQCTADTRPEDLLITPVLAQDGKIAYHASPLVTAMIRGGVCVLDEGNRMNEKSWASLAPLFDQRRYVESIVAGISIPAHRDFRAAVTMNQDESTFEIPDYILSRLQPTLQVGFPNKQDEMAILQYHLPFAEAEMLAMTVEFLQHAHNLKLDFSPRDGINLLRFALKRMAQDPDHPMTRDAAWHEALERCLGEEAVDLEALAERKQRTLGGDSVPLGLADFFFDPDDPLHPDRDEDEDED; encoded by the coding sequence ATGAGCGAATCAGTGAGTGAATCCGCCGACGGGCACGTCGAAATTGATGGGATCCGGTTAAAACTGTCCCATCCGTTCAACACGCCTGGAAAGTGGATTGGACAACGAGAGATCTTGACCCAGCTGCTGGCTTGTTGGGTGATGCTGGACGATTCGGATCTGCCCCTCACACCACGGTTGGTGGGGTCGCCGGGCATCGGCAAGACCCAGTTGGCGATCGCCGCTGCGCAGGCCAGTCAGCGGCCGCTGTATATTTATCAGTGCACCGCTGACACACGTCCCGAAGATCTGTTGATCACGCCCGTGCTGGCTCAAGATGGCAAGATCGCCTACCACGCTTCGCCCTTGGTGACCGCCATGATTCGCGGCGGCGTGTGCGTGTTGGACGAGGGCAACCGGATGAACGAAAAGTCCTGGGCCAGTTTGGCGCCGTTGTTCGACCAGCGTCGCTATGTGGAATCGATCGTCGCCGGCATCTCCATCCCCGCCCATCGCGACTTTCGCGCCGCGGTGACGATGAATCAGGACGAATCGACTTTCGAAATCCCCGACTACATCCTCAGCCGCTTGCAACCGACCCTGCAGGTGGGCTTTCCCAACAAACAGGATGAGATGGCCATTCTGCAGTACCACCTGCCGTTCGCCGAAGCGGAAATGCTGGCCATGACGGTCGAGTTCTTGCAGCATGCGCACAATTTGAAACTCGACTTCTCGCCCCGCGATGGCATCAACCTGTTGCGCTTCGCGCTCAAACGCATGGCACAAGATCCGGATCATCCAATGACCCGCGACGCCGCCTGGCACGAGGCTCTGGAGCGTTGTTTGGGCGAAGAGGCCGTGGACTTAGAGGCGTTGGCCGAACGCAAGCAGCGAACGCTCGGCGGCGACAGCGTGCCGCTGGGCCTGGCCGATTTCTTCTTCGATCCCGACGACCCGCTGCATCCCGACCGCGACGAAGACGAAGACGAGGATTAG
- a CDS encoding 4'-phosphopantetheinyl transferase family protein, producing the protein MPIQIWHASASKQQAGQLETACRQWLTDEEQQRAARFRQPTSHNQFVVGRGMVRQLLGRRLGVDPRALGFQQSAHGKPHLDGSTVVEFNVAHTSGLVVVAIGQDRRLGVDVEGLDRRIDLDIAKRYFAASEVRWLAAQPAAEQTQAFLRIWTLKESFIKAIGTGLTMPLDQFAFHDLHSPHPQLSFTDERLPSAKKWGPAEQWQSHIFQPAAGYIAALTVHADQRPQITTQPWSSFAPRT; encoded by the coding sequence ATGCCGATTCAAATTTGGCATGCCTCTGCGTCCAAGCAACAAGCCGGCCAGCTGGAGACAGCTTGCCGGCAATGGTTGACCGACGAAGAACAGCAGCGAGCCGCACGGTTCCGTCAGCCGACATCACACAACCAGTTTGTGGTCGGGCGCGGGATGGTGCGTCAGCTGCTGGGTCGACGGCTGGGCGTTGATCCGCGGGCACTTGGGTTTCAACAATCCGCCCACGGCAAACCCCACCTGGACGGCTCGACGGTCGTTGAGTTCAACGTGGCGCACACCAGCGGTTTGGTGGTGGTGGCGATCGGACAAGACCGTCGGTTGGGCGTGGACGTGGAAGGACTGGATCGTCGTATCGACCTGGACATCGCCAAACGGTATTTCGCGGCCAGCGAAGTGCGTTGGCTGGCCGCTCAACCGGCCGCCGAGCAAACGCAAGCGTTCCTGCGAATTTGGACGCTGAAGGAATCCTTCATCAAAGCCATCGGCACGGGGTTAACGATGCCGTTGGATCAGTTCGCCTTTCACGATCTCCACAGCCCCCATCCGCAGCTGAGTTTCACCGACGAGCGATTGCCATCGGCGAAGAAATGGGGCCCGGCCGAGCAATGGCAGTCCCACATTTTCCAGCCCGCCGCAGGCTACATCGCAGCGCTCACGGTCCACGCCGACCAACGCCCCCAAATCACCACCCAACCATGGTCGTCGTTCGCTCCGCGAACGTAA
- a CDS encoding TlpA disulfide reductase family protein codes for MRFAWLSLTLGLGLLLQLGCDSKPEPEPADAVVPVTSGEPETPADTPAPDLAPASPADAGTADGLQMPPAGAPAAEPAPSDDPGLQAPPADAGAAAAPADVPEEKVAASDSPEPQAPKEPEAMTIGSVAPPLDIEHWVSEGFEPVTEFEPGKVYVVEFWATWCGPCVASMPHLADTQEKYADQGVRLISISDEKLDTVEKFLKREAPSEEEGETQTFGELTSVYSLTTDPDRSCYADYMQAANQSGIPTAFIVGKSGQIEWIGHPMRMDEPLAKVVDGSWDREAYQLEFQMQEKLSAAQMMARRGQSKQALEIINGLDTAKLSEQAQTELLAIKMQILAGMEGETEQFVTVVSDFLASAEEPMQIYMASYFINHASGVHDLDPALLNKAIAASENALKEAEPEMRAPMLDTVAHLHENVGNLDAAIAAQQEAVDSAEGRMKDRLKVYLNELQDQKTPAPAEEEPAAEEEPAAEEETAEEKPAVEEVTEEAPEE; via the coding sequence ATGCGATTTGCATGGTTGTCCCTCACCTTGGGCCTAGGACTGTTGTTACAGCTGGGCTGTGATTCGAAGCCCGAACCCGAACCTGCCGACGCGGTCGTTCCGGTGACGTCTGGCGAGCCGGAAACGCCGGCCGACACTCCCGCACCCGATCTCGCCCCCGCTTCTCCCGCTGACGCTGGCACGGCAGATGGCTTGCAAATGCCGCCTGCCGGTGCCCCCGCCGCCGAACCGGCTCCTTCCGATGATCCCGGCCTGCAGGCTCCGCCAGCCGACGCCGGCGCCGCCGCGGCGCCCGCGGATGTACCAGAGGAAAAAGTCGCCGCCAGCGATAGCCCGGAACCCCAAGCCCCAAAAGAACCCGAAGCGATGACCATCGGCAGCGTCGCCCCGCCGCTGGATATCGAACATTGGGTGTCTGAAGGCTTTGAACCGGTCACCGAATTCGAACCCGGCAAGGTGTACGTCGTGGAGTTCTGGGCGACTTGGTGCGGCCCCTGCGTCGCCAGCATGCCCCACTTGGCAGATACGCAAGAGAAATACGCCGACCAAGGCGTACGGCTGATCAGCATCAGCGATGAAAAACTGGACACGGTCGAAAAGTTCCTCAAGCGTGAAGCTCCCTCCGAAGAAGAGGGCGAAACCCAGACCTTCGGCGAATTGACCAGCGTCTACAGCTTGACCACCGACCCCGACCGCTCCTGCTACGCCGACTACATGCAAGCCGCCAACCAAAGCGGCATCCCGACCGCCTTCATCGTTGGCAAATCGGGTCAGATCGAATGGATCGGCCACCCCATGCGAATGGACGAACCGCTGGCCAAAGTCGTCGACGGCTCCTGGGATCGCGAAGCCTACCAGCTGGAATTCCAGATGCAGGAAAAACTCTCGGCCGCCCAGATGATGGCTCGCCGTGGCCAATCCAAACAAGCTTTGGAAATCATCAATGGCTTGGATACCGCCAAGCTGAGTGAACAAGCTCAAACCGAATTGTTGGCCATCAAAATGCAGATCCTGGCCGGTATGGAAGGCGAAACCGAACAATTCGTCACCGTGGTCAGCGATTTCTTGGCCTCCGCCGAGGAACCCATGCAGATCTACATGGCCAGCTATTTCATCAATCACGCCAGCGGTGTCCACGACTTGGATCCGGCACTGCTCAACAAAGCCATCGCGGCTTCGGAAAATGCGTTGAAAGAAGCGGAACCGGAAATGCGAGCTCCGATGCTCGATACCGTGGCGCACCTGCATGAAAATGTGGGCAACCTCGACGCCGCCATCGCCGCTCAACAAGAAGCTGTCGATTCGGCCGAAGGACGGATGAAAGATCGATTGAAAGTCTACCTGAACGAACTTCAGGACCAAAAGACTCCGGCCCCCGCCGAAGAAGAACCGGCTGCCGAAGAAGAACCGGCTGCTGAAGAAGAAACAGCCGAGGAAAAACCCGCCGTTGAAGAAGTAACGGAAGAAGCTCCGGAAGAATAG